A section of the Bradyrhizobium oligotrophicum S58 genome encodes:
- the nhaD gene encoding sodium:proton antiporter NhaD has product MTAAIVAVFTLAYAVVALEHPFRINKAATALVGAGLMWTIYAVMGATASEVASELNDSVASTAQIIFFLIGAMTIVEVIDAHNGFEVVTSLIGTRNQVTLVWLVGFVTFFLSAMLDNLTTAIVMVSLMKKLSGRDEDRLVFAAIIVIAANAGGAWSAIGDVTTTMLWIGGQITPLAIMKAVFIPSLLNLLVPLAVVGFTLRGKQLVPPASAGLASISPILPFERNLMFFMGLGILVAVPLFKAVTHLPPFMGILFGLGLLWMVGEIIHRAKASEQKQRLTLVHALTRIDMPSIVFFIGILLAVAALEHTHILQALAQWLDRSVGRLDLIVIVLGLASAVIDNVPLVAASMGMYSLSQFPPDSFLWEFVAYCAGTGGSILIIGSAAGVAAMGLENIHFFWYVRRISGIALLGYFAGAAAYIIQYNLIH; this is encoded by the coding sequence ATGACCGCCGCCATCGTCGCCGTCTTCACGCTCGCCTATGCCGTGGTGGCGCTGGAGCACCCGTTCCGGATCAACAAGGCGGCCACCGCCCTGGTCGGCGCCGGGCTGATGTGGACGATCTACGCCGTGATGGGGGCGACCGCATCGGAGGTTGCGTCAGAGCTCAACGACTCCGTGGCGTCAACTGCCCAGATCATCTTCTTCCTGATCGGCGCGATGACCATCGTCGAGGTCATCGACGCCCATAACGGCTTCGAGGTCGTGACCTCGCTGATCGGCACCCGCAATCAGGTCACGCTGGTCTGGCTGGTCGGCTTCGTCACCTTCTTCCTCAGCGCCATGCTCGACAACCTCACCACGGCGATCGTGATGGTGTCGCTGATGAAGAAGCTGTCCGGCCGCGACGAGGACCGGCTGGTGTTCGCGGCGATCATCGTCATCGCCGCCAATGCCGGCGGTGCCTGGTCGGCGATCGGCGACGTCACCACGACCATGCTGTGGATCGGCGGCCAGATCACGCCGCTCGCGATCATGAAGGCGGTCTTCATCCCGTCGTTGCTGAACCTGCTGGTGCCGCTTGCGGTCGTCGGCTTCACCTTGCGCGGCAAGCAGCTCGTGCCACCGGCAAGCGCCGGCCTCGCCTCGATCAGCCCGATCCTGCCATTCGAACGCAATTTGATGTTCTTCATGGGCCTGGGCATCCTGGTCGCGGTGCCGCTGTTCAAGGCGGTGACGCACCTGCCGCCGTTCATGGGCATCCTGTTCGGCCTCGGCCTGCTCTGGATGGTCGGCGAGATCATCCATCGCGCGAAGGCCTCGGAGCAGAAGCAGCGCCTGACGCTGGTGCATGCGCTGACCCGGATCGACATGCCCTCGATCGTGTTCTTCATCGGCATCCTCCTGGCGGTCGCCGCACTGGAGCACACCCACATCCTGCAGGCGCTGGCGCAATGGCTCGACCGATCAGTCGGCCGGCTCGACCTGATCGTGATCGTGCTCGGGCTCGCCAGCGCCGTGATCGACAACGTGCCGCTGGTCGCGGCATCCATGGGCATGTACAGCCTGAGCCAGTTTCCGCCGGACAGTTTTCTCTGGGAGTTCGTCGCCTATTGCGCCGGCACCGGCGGCTCGATCCTGATCATCGGCTCGGCGGCCGGCGTCGCCGCGATGGGGCTCGAGAACATCCACTTCTTCTGGTACGTGCGCCGCATCAGCGGCATCGCTCTGCTCGGCTATTTCGCGGGCGCCGCGGCCTACATCATCCAGTACAATTTGATTCACTGA
- a CDS encoding PQQ-dependent sugar dehydrogenase: protein MKWSWQILAAVATALLISIADGRAGDATSRSGYALGAATCGDAPLAFPRLQIDMKAGFCAGLVASRDDGLRFPRGIVQIPGHQLFVVADMGGWGHDDGRLLILDPSAPAGQRIRETITRLSYPFGLAAGPDGKIYASSDTAILRFDPLVADPKATIETIIRDLPGRRLTLPDGVSIAESAHPLKAFVFDRTGRLFVNVGSHSDNCLSSAPGRCAAGEGASPLAAIWLFTPPAGGIFPALRSGDPSPPHDVYARGLRNSMALALHPRFPEPGTAFLQGENARDLQDLFAPNEEINAIEQGRHYGWPYCYDLGTPSPEFRRLLQSGSFKDFCSSAAYRKPWSLLPPHGAPLGMLYYTADRFDELKGKLLVGLHGYRPTGSRLLAYEVDERGFPKVSPAPVRYHVSCAAEPTRAFQTAAGEVPAAAFDEIISGWHRVNGIRPQGAPVGMTTASDGTIWLVEDKNQTVIRIDRTGEAAPEPLTCDIRSDQLIDRLTAMVMEDAASRARLTTLRKGVIETHCSGCHADFGLKAGQSDADKDRAVLRFMLAQDGWIYPGDPTAGRLRQRLRGLGAERQMPPGGNLIKTEPGYAKLLDVADALVARMIPGARMRVKPGGPPHRKFFAADGRECGDIPFGKVVVVTERSAVNKPGFSRFFRPADTHLNGTCTDDDGYYIQQQFLVPL from the coding sequence ATGAAATGGTCGTGGCAGATCCTTGCAGCCGTCGCGACCGCCCTGCTGATCAGCATCGCAGACGGCCGCGCCGGCGACGCGACGAGCCGCAGCGGCTACGCGCTCGGCGCCGCGACTTGCGGCGACGCTCCCCTCGCCTTCCCGCGCCTGCAGATCGACATGAAGGCCGGCTTCTGCGCCGGTCTCGTCGCCAGCCGCGACGACGGCCTGAGATTTCCGCGCGGCATCGTGCAGATCCCCGGCCATCAGCTGTTCGTGGTCGCGGACATGGGGGGCTGGGGCCATGACGACGGCCGGCTGCTGATCCTCGATCCCTCCGCGCCCGCAGGCCAGCGCATCCGCGAGACGATCACCCGGCTGTCCTATCCGTTCGGCCTTGCCGCCGGCCCCGACGGAAAAATCTACGCCTCGAGCGACACCGCGATCCTCCGCTTCGATCCGCTTGTCGCCGATCCGAAGGCGACGATCGAGACCATCATCCGCGACCTGCCTGGACGCCGCCTCACCCTGCCCGACGGCGTCAGCATCGCCGAAAGCGCACATCCGCTGAAGGCGTTCGTCTTCGACCGCACCGGGCGGCTGTTCGTCAATGTCGGCTCCCACAGCGACAACTGCCTGTCATCGGCGCCGGGCCGCTGCGCGGCCGGTGAAGGCGCGTCACCGCTGGCTGCGATCTGGCTGTTCACGCCGCCTGCGGGCGGCATCTTTCCGGCGCTGAGATCCGGCGATCCGAGCCCGCCGCACGACGTCTACGCGCGTGGCCTGCGCAATTCGATGGCGCTGGCGCTGCATCCGCGCTTTCCCGAGCCCGGCACCGCCTTCCTGCAGGGCGAGAACGCGCGCGACCTGCAGGATCTCTTCGCGCCCAACGAGGAGATCAACGCGATCGAGCAAGGCCGCCACTATGGCTGGCCGTATTGCTACGATCTCGGGACGCCGAGCCCCGAGTTCAGGCGCCTGCTGCAGTCCGGCAGCTTCAAGGATTTCTGCAGTTCAGCCGCGTACAGAAAGCCCTGGTCGCTGCTGCCGCCGCACGGCGCGCCGCTCGGCATGCTCTACTACACGGCCGATCGCTTCGACGAATTGAAGGGCAAGCTTTTGGTCGGCCTGCATGGCTACCGCCCGACCGGCAGCCGGCTGCTCGCCTATGAGGTGGACGAGCGCGGTTTCCCCAAAGTCAGCCCGGCGCCGGTGCGCTATCATGTCAGCTGCGCCGCCGAGCCGACGCGCGCCTTCCAAACCGCTGCAGGCGAGGTGCCGGCGGCCGCCTTCGACGAGATCATCTCCGGCTGGCATCGCGTCAATGGCATCCGCCCGCAGGGCGCGCCGGTCGGCATGACCACAGCCAGCGACGGCACAATCTGGCTCGTCGAAGACAAGAACCAGACCGTGATCCGCATCGATCGCACCGGCGAAGCCGCACCCGAGCCGCTGACCTGTGACATAAGGAGCGATCAGCTGATCGATCGGCTGACGGCCATGGTCATGGAGGACGCAGCGAGCCGCGCGCGGCTGACGACTCTGCGTAAAGGCGTGATCGAGACACATTGCAGCGGCTGCCACGCCGATTTCGGCCTCAAGGCCGGGCAGTCCGATGCCGACAAGGACCGGGCCGTGTTGCGCTTCATGCTGGCGCAGGACGGCTGGATCTATCCCGGCGACCCCACAGCCGGCCGGCTCCGGCAGCGATTGCGCGGGTTGGGGGCCGAGCGGCAGATGCCGCCGGGCGGCAACCTGATCAAGACGGAACCAGGTTACGCCAAGCTGCTTGATGTCGCCGACGCGCTCGTCGCCCGCATGATCCCGGGAGCCCGGATGCGGGTCAAACCGGGCGGTCCGCCGCATCGCAAGTTCTTCGCGGCAGACGGCCGCGAATGCGGCGACATTCCGTTCGGCAAGGTCGTCGTGGTGACAGAGAGGTCTGCCGTCAATAAGCCCGGCTTCAGCCGTTTCTTCCGGCCGGCCGACACGCATCTCAATGGCACCTGCACGGACGACGATGGCTATTACATCCAACAGCAATTCCTGGTGCCGCTCTGA
- a CDS encoding SMP-30/gluconolactonase/LRE family protein, with the protein MLAFATVPALAASKLFESAQLTPSGEYTFGIEGPAADRDGNLFVVNFGKPGTIGKLAPEATVSEKFTELPEGSVGNAIRIDAAGIMYVADYKRHNIFAIAPGTTEPGLVFHADDMSQPNDITLARDGTIYASDPNWKARSGRIWRIAKSADGSLQGTAMTPPRAMGTANGIDLSPDGRTLYVGESNSGEIWSYAIEGDTLTRPKLIKTLEPNTIDGLRTDTSGRLFVARILKGTIAVLAPDGRAVREIALKAKEPTNLAFGGSDGKTVFVTQRQGGFIESFRTDVEGREHCLQMRRC; encoded by the coding sequence ATGCTCGCCTTCGCGACCGTCCCTGCCCTCGCCGCCTCGAAGCTGTTCGAGAGCGCGCAGCTCACGCCATCAGGTGAATACACCTTTGGCATCGAGGGACCCGCCGCCGACCGGGACGGCAACCTGTTCGTTGTGAATTTCGGCAAGCCGGGCACGATCGGCAAGCTGGCGCCGGAGGCGACCGTCTCCGAAAAATTCACCGAGCTGCCCGAAGGCAGCGTCGGCAATGCGATCCGCATCGACGCGGCCGGAATCATGTACGTCGCCGACTACAAGCGTCACAACATCTTCGCCATCGCGCCCGGCACGACCGAGCCCGGCCTCGTCTTTCATGCCGACGACATGAGCCAGCCCAACGACATCACGCTGGCGCGCGACGGCACGATCTATGCGAGCGACCCCAACTGGAAGGCGCGCAGCGGCCGTATCTGGCGCATCGCCAAGTCCGCCGACGGATCGCTGCAGGGCACGGCCATGACGCCGCCGCGCGCCATGGGCACCGCCAACGGCATCGACCTCAGCCCCGACGGCCGTACGCTCTATGTCGGCGAGTCCAACAGCGGCGAGATCTGGTCCTACGCCATCGAAGGCGACACGCTGACGCGGCCCAAGCTGATCAAGACCCTCGAGCCGAACACGATCGACGGCCTGCGCACCGACACCAGCGGCCGGCTGTTCGTCGCCCGCATCCTCAAAGGGACCATCGCCGTGCTGGCCCCTGACGGCCGCGCCGTCCGCGAGATAGCCCTCAAAGCCAAGGAACCGACCAACCTGGCCTTCGGTGGCAGCGACGGAAAGACCGTGTTCGTCACCCAGCGCCAAGGCGGCTTCATCGAGTCGTTTCGCACCGATGTGGAAGGGCGAGAACATTGTTTGCAGATGCGAAGGTGCTAA
- a CDS encoding UvrD-helicase domain-containing protein has product MIKGLVFDPSSFFSVLQCEIDDDWFEHYEIPTALHSVKRIPCGDLVFFLDIALNDETKPIIVIDLTEPYPIFRKDRVDRYVLDRLSTVGRAILTNSVSIPFNWHSHGQGSLQSVYAANKNIGGGSRIHFDSNPAGNKDLLFFSRVDAPIEFSKLHTADDVYLSARSLLNEAIKSPPPRRINPANVTGINLSRRLPESFSRGATLDQWYETKLTEEQREFVDKSYDGPVRLRGAAGTGKTLSLAVKFVRDALAFHRNSTSRRLCFLTHSSGTVDQVTGICLELDSRGILTGQSKHVITHIRTLYDLAYDYLKFDLDDLTPLSLDGRDGRKMQAELISGILIEMRSDVTLARFRDISDNLQASWAAQKSSDAHQRLVLELMNEFASILDADGIWAGTEKGEKYAKGQIGYRAVWLMSLPTERDRRFVLEIHRRYRSLLTEMNTLSVDQMVADFNSFLDSNTWDRLKSTKGFDAIFVDELHLFTSIERQVLHKLIRNTIGGDGITTRPPIFMAYDVKQSPRDTFTYVGEGDGTLFSASTQLQKSELVKLSKVFRYTPQIAEFLYDLDATFPAIDLAGEWEKFAITAEVADGDIPSLSIFKDEAELLRRVFDTAHDQARRLGGKRVAILCVNDQLFDHYDNISRKRYEGRIIHVNSREPNLDLRHAGKKVIFSMPEYVAGLQFEVVHLLHVDAQDYPKELSIGEQRRVISSIYLGSSRAERGLHLHCCESRGGHASLLNLGIKRGSLTVERLID; this is encoded by the coding sequence ATGATTAAAGGTCTCGTCTTCGACCCAAGCTCATTCTTCTCTGTTCTTCAGTGCGAGATCGACGATGATTGGTTCGAACACTACGAAATTCCTACCGCGCTTCATTCTGTGAAGAGAATACCGTGCGGCGACCTCGTTTTTTTCCTGGACATCGCCCTGAACGATGAAACGAAGCCGATCATAGTCATCGACCTTACCGAACCATACCCCATTTTCCGAAAAGATCGCGTGGATCGCTACGTCCTAGACCGCCTATCAACCGTTGGCCGCGCCATATTAACCAACAGCGTTTCAATCCCTTTCAATTGGCACTCTCACGGACAGGGATCACTGCAGTCCGTCTACGCCGCAAACAAAAACATCGGCGGCGGCTCCCGAATTCACTTCGACTCAAATCCAGCAGGCAACAAAGATCTCTTGTTTTTCTCCCGCGTGGACGCGCCAATTGAATTCAGCAAGCTCCACACTGCCGACGACGTTTATCTGAGCGCCAGATCCCTTCTTAACGAGGCGATCAAATCCCCCCCTCCCAGACGCATTAACCCGGCGAACGTAACAGGCATCAACCTGAGTCGGCGACTTCCCGAGTCTTTTTCTCGCGGAGCCACACTAGATCAATGGTACGAGACAAAGCTTACTGAAGAACAAAGAGAATTTGTCGACAAGTCATACGACGGTCCAGTGCGCCTAAGGGGGGCAGCCGGTACAGGAAAAACACTGTCATTAGCCGTCAAATTTGTAAGAGACGCCCTCGCGTTTCATAGGAACTCTACAAGCAGACGACTATGCTTTTTGACACACAGTTCAGGCACCGTCGATCAGGTCACTGGAATATGCTTAGAGCTCGATTCAAGAGGGATACTGACCGGCCAAAGCAAGCACGTGATTACCCACATTAGAACGCTTTACGACCTAGCCTATGATTACCTCAAGTTTGATCTAGATGACTTAACCCCCCTATCACTGGACGGCCGAGACGGCCGAAAAATGCAAGCAGAACTAATTTCTGGCATTCTTATCGAAATGCGATCCGATGTCACTCTCGCGCGATTTAGAGATATATCGGACAACCTCCAAGCGTCGTGGGCAGCACAAAAATCTAGCGACGCCCACCAACGCCTAGTCCTTGAATTAATGAATGAGTTTGCCAGCATCTTGGATGCAGACGGGATTTGGGCTGGCACAGAAAAAGGCGAAAAGTACGCAAAGGGCCAAATCGGATATCGAGCAGTCTGGCTGATGAGCTTGCCAACCGAGCGCGATCGCCGGTTTGTACTCGAAATTCACAGACGGTATCGATCGCTGTTGACCGAAATGAACACTCTTAGTGTCGACCAAATGGTCGCTGACTTCAACTCGTTTCTAGACAGCAATACGTGGGACAGATTGAAGAGCACAAAAGGGTTCGATGCGATTTTTGTCGACGAACTCCATTTGTTTACGTCAATTGAGCGGCAGGTACTTCACAAGCTTATCCGAAACACGATCGGAGGTGACGGCATAACAACAAGGCCGCCGATCTTTATGGCTTACGATGTCAAACAAAGCCCCCGAGACACATTTACATATGTGGGCGAAGGTGACGGCACACTTTTCTCAGCCTCAACTCAACTTCAAAAATCTGAGCTCGTAAAACTTTCAAAGGTTTTCAGGTACACCCCGCAAATCGCGGAGTTTTTGTATGATCTCGACGCCACCTTTCCGGCAATCGATCTTGCCGGCGAGTGGGAGAAATTCGCAATCACGGCAGAGGTCGCTGACGGCGACATTCCTTCATTGTCCATATTCAAGGATGAAGCGGAATTGCTACGCCGCGTATTCGATACAGCACACGATCAGGCACGTAGGCTAGGCGGAAAGCGGGTTGCGATTCTATGCGTAAACGACCAATTGTTCGACCACTACGATAATATTTCAAGAAAACGATATGAGGGACGAATAATCCATGTAAATTCTCGTGAACCAAATTTGGATCTTCGACATGCTGGAAAGAAGGTAATATTCAGCATGCCTGAATATGTTGCAGGACTTCAATTCGAGGTGGTTCACTTGCTTCATGTTGACGCTCAAGACTACCCTAAAGAATTGAGTATCGGCGAGCAGCGCCGAGTAATCTCTTCCATCTACCTGGGATCCAGCAGGGCCGAGCGAGGCCTACATTTGCACTGTTGCGAGTCTCGCGGGGGTCACGCTTCATTGCTAAACCTTGGCATCAAGCGCGGATCGCTCACTGTAGAACGATTGATCGACTGA
- a CDS encoding transglutaminase family protein, with translation MIYDIRHVTTYEYESAVSFARCSLRLEPASGDGQELISHSVDIRPRPSERTSRRDFFGTLTESVIIDTQHRHLRIDSRSRVKLSRRPPARDAPSRAWEHVRDDAFEATSLGPSSPIGYVFASALVPVLEPVTDYASASFPAGTGIVAGAADLMRRIRQEFKYDPKATVISTPLREVFDNRHGVCQDFAHVMIAGLRGLGLPAAYVSGYLRTIPPEGEKRLQGADATHAWVSLWCGETLGWIGFDPTNDLVVGNDHIILGQGRDFSDVSPVDGIIVGSRKQKLGVAVDVVMVE, from the coding sequence GTGATCTACGACATCCGGCATGTCACGACCTACGAATATGAAAGCGCCGTCAGCTTCGCCCGCTGCTCGTTGCGGCTGGAGCCGGCAAGCGGCGACGGCCAGGAGCTGATCTCGCATAGCGTCGACATCCGGCCGCGCCCATCGGAGCGGACGTCGCGGCGCGATTTCTTCGGCACGCTGACCGAGAGCGTCATCATCGACACCCAGCACCGCCATCTGCGCATCGATTCGCGCTCGCGCGTGAAGCTGTCGCGCAGGCCCCCGGCGCGCGACGCGCCGAGCCGGGCCTGGGAGCATGTGCGCGACGACGCCTTCGAGGCCACCAGCCTGGGTCCGTCGTCGCCGATCGGCTACGTCTTCGCCAGCGCGCTGGTGCCGGTGCTCGAGCCGGTGACGGACTATGCATCCGCGAGCTTTCCGGCCGGCACCGGCATCGTGGCCGGCGCCGCCGATCTGATGCGGCGCATCCGCCAGGAGTTCAAGTACGATCCCAAAGCCACCGTGATCTCGACGCCGCTCCGCGAGGTGTTCGACAATCGCCACGGGGTCTGCCAGGATTTCGCTCACGTGATGATCGCAGGGCTGCGCGGGCTCGGTTTGCCGGCGGCCTATGTCAGTGGCTATCTGCGCACGATTCCGCCCGAAGGCGAGAAGCGGCTGCAGGGCGCAGACGCCACCCATGCCTGGGTGTCGCTGTGGTGCGGCGAGACGCTGGGATGGATCGGATTTGATCCGACCAATGATCTCGTGGTCGGCAATGATCACATCATCCTGGGCCAGGGCCGTGACTTCTCGGATGTTTCGCCGGTCGATGGCATCATCGTCGGCTCGCGCAAGCAGAAGCTCGGCGTCGCCGTCGACGTCGTCATGGTCGAGTAG
- a CDS encoding circularly permuted type 2 ATP-grasp protein codes for MDGSSGQDQGASPAAGRPAARPVLRRAAQWARDYTRLPGIPDEFIGADGQPRPVWTRFADTFAALAPTDIERRFASADRHLREAGVTYRSPGDNAERSWPLSHLPLLIDEAEWTQLSQGIIQRAELLERVLQDIYGEGRLLASGALPAAAVAGSSEYLRPVCGIKPPGGRFLSIYAADIGRGPDGRWWVLSDRTQAPSGMGYALENRLVLSRAFSSIYKSMNVERLAPFFEAFRDALRASADRDEPRIGVLTPGTFSETYFEHATLARYLGFLLVEGDDLAVSGDRVHIRTVAGLKRLDVLLRRLDSNSLDPLELDAASRLGVAGLMDVVRKGGVVLANMPGSGVLEARALLGFVPSLCRRVLGEDLKIPHIATWWCGQKSARDEVLSRLDEFAIEGAYGRAVPGFANSGPVLVSELSVAERERLRAAIAQRGIDYVGQEVVRLSTTPVWEGGRIAPRPFVLRVFAAATADGWTVMPGGFCRIADALDARAVSMGDGARAADVWVVADKAVAAHSLLPGSDNVRIRRIAGVLPSRAADNLFWLGRYLERAEATLRLIRALAAQHRDPGKGAPAQLNAAERIQRLLLAWGAIAQTSRTQGPRVADEALQAEDRFGSALSLLKSAQRTAVSLRERLSPDAWQVITEMSNRLAEDVDDDDAILSTAELLLEKLASFAGLAQENMNRAAGWRFLDMGRRAERAINTARFARQFGYDEATPEDLDILLTLVDCQITYRSRYLIGPSLAPIRDLVVLDLYNPRSVAFQIEVLNDHIAGLPVLKENGLIERPQRLAVSLRARLTAAEAAHLDGRTLFALEQDLLSLSEAIGQHYFPHGPNASRPEKLTGLA; via the coding sequence ATGGACGGCTCGAGCGGCCAGGACCAGGGAGCGAGCCCCGCCGCCGGTCGGCCGGCGGCACGTCCGGTCCTGCGTCGCGCCGCGCAATGGGCCCGCGACTACACCAGGCTGCCCGGGATTCCCGATGAGTTCATCGGTGCCGATGGCCAGCCGCGGCCGGTCTGGACCCGCTTCGCCGATACCTTCGCAGCACTCGCGCCCACCGATATCGAACGCCGGTTCGCCTCGGCCGATCGTCACTTGCGCGAGGCGGGCGTCACCTATCGGTCGCCGGGTGACAATGCCGAGCGATCGTGGCCGCTGAGCCACCTGCCGCTGCTGATCGACGAGGCCGAGTGGACGCAACTGTCTCAGGGCATCATTCAGCGCGCCGAGCTGCTCGAACGCGTGCTGCAGGACATCTATGGCGAGGGACGGCTGCTCGCGAGCGGCGCGCTGCCTGCGGCTGCCGTCGCCGGCTCCAGCGAATATCTGCGTCCGGTCTGCGGCATCAAACCGCCGGGCGGACGTTTCCTCAGCATCTATGCCGCCGACATCGGCCGCGGTCCCGACGGGCGCTGGTGGGTGCTGAGCGACCGGACCCAGGCGCCGTCCGGCATGGGCTATGCGCTGGAAAATCGGCTGGTACTGTCGCGCGCGTTCTCCTCGATCTACAAATCGATGAACGTCGAGCGTCTGGCGCCGTTCTTCGAGGCGTTCCGCGACGCGCTGCGTGCCAGCGCCGATCGGGACGAGCCGCGCATCGGCGTGTTGACGCCGGGCACCTTCAGCGAGACCTATTTCGAGCACGCGACGCTCGCGCGTTATCTCGGCTTCCTGCTCGTCGAAGGCGACGATCTCGCCGTCAGCGGCGACCGCGTGCATATCCGCACCGTGGCCGGCCTCAAGCGTCTCGACGTATTGCTGCGGCGGCTCGATTCCAACTCGCTCGATCCGCTCGAGCTCGACGCGGCCTCGCGGCTCGGCGTTGCCGGACTGATGGACGTCGTGCGCAAGGGCGGCGTCGTGCTCGCCAACATGCCGGGCTCCGGCGTGCTTGAGGCGCGCGCGCTGCTCGGCTTCGTGCCGAGCCTGTGCCGCCGCGTGCTCGGCGAGGATCTCAAGATTCCGCATATCGCGACCTGGTGGTGCGGCCAGAAGTCGGCGCGCGACGAGGTGCTGTCGCGGCTCGACGAGTTCGCGATCGAAGGCGCCTATGGCCGCGCGGTGCCGGGCTTTGCAAACAGCGGTCCGGTGCTGGTCAGCGAGCTCTCGGTCGCCGAGCGCGAGCGGCTGCGCGCCGCGATCGCCCAGCGCGGCATCGACTATGTCGGCCAGGAGGTCGTGCGGCTGTCGACCACTCCGGTGTGGGAAGGCGGCCGGATCGCGCCGCGACCGTTCGTTTTGCGCGTGTTCGCGGCTGCGACCGCCGATGGCTGGACGGTGATGCCCGGCGGCTTCTGCCGGATCGCCGACGCGCTCGATGCGCGCGCAGTGTCGATGGGCGATGGCGCGCGCGCCGCCGACGTCTGGGTCGTCGCCGACAAGGCGGTGGCCGCGCACAGCCTGCTGCCGGGCTCCGACAACGTCCGCATCCGCCGCATCGCCGGCGTGTTGCCGAGCCGCGCCGCCGACAATCTGTTCTGGCTCGGACGTTATCTGGAGCGGGCCGAGGCGACGTTGCGGCTGATCCGCGCGCTCGCCGCCCAGCATCGCGATCCCGGCAAGGGCGCGCCGGCGCAGCTCAACGCCGCCGAGCGCATCCAGCGGCTGCTGCTGGCGTGGGGCGCCATCGCGCAGACCTCGCGCACCCAGGGACCGCGCGTGGCCGACGAGGCGCTGCAGGCCGAGGATCGGTTCGGCTCGGCGCTGTCGTTGCTGAAATCGGCGCAGCGCACCGCGGTCTCGCTGCGCGAGCGGCTGTCGCCGGACGCGTGGCAGGTCATCACCGAGATGTCCAACCGGCTCGCCGAGGATGTCGATGACGACGACGCCATCCTCAGCACGGCCGAGCTGCTGCTGGAAAAGCTCGCGAGCTTCGCCGGCCTCGCCCAGGAGAACATGAATCGTGCTGCCGGCTGGCGCTTCCTCGACATGGGACGCCGCGCCGAGCGCGCCATCAACACCGCGCGCTTCGCGCGCCAGTTCGGCTATGACGAGGCGACACCCGAGGACCTCGACATCCTGCTCACCCTGGTCGATTGCCAGATCACCTATCGCTCGCGCTATTTGATCGGCCCTTCGCTGGCGCCGATCCGCGATCTCGTCGTGCTCGATCTCTACAATCCGCGCTCGGTCGCGTTCCAGATCGAGGTGCTGAACGATCACATCGCGGGCCTGCCGGTGCTGAAGGAAAATGGCCTGATCGAGCGTCCGCAGCGCCTTGCAGTGTCGCTGCGGGCGCGGCTGACGGCGGCGGAAGCAGCTCATCTCGACGGCCGTACACTGTTTGCGCTGGAGCAGGACCTGCTCAGCCTGTCGGAGGCGATCGGACAGCATTATTTCCCGCACGGCCCGAACGCGTCGCGGCCGGAGAAGCTGACGGGTCTCGCGTGA